In the genome of Candidatus Ruthia magnifica str. Cm (Calyptogena magnifica), one region contains:
- the secD gene encoding protein translocase subunit SecD, which translates to MNHYSRLKNALIIFVLLLSMLYALPNIFGSDLAVQVSSVGNTLIVDQDLNKIKNVLKAQQIEFKSVELTNQRILVRFKDNTQQLLAKDVLKQALGRRYVVALNLAPSVPVWLTILGGKAMSLGLDLRGGVYFLLEVDMETVISALMNKVYNELRVLLRKDRLYKSIKQENGSIVIRFKHAELKDKAAQLIKLELGDLVMLDNNSDELSLNIGISESAQRQAKKSALKQNITTLRNRVNELGVTEPIIQQSSERIMVQLPGVQDTARAKEILGTVATLEFRLVDEKNDPQIAIQSGRVPIGSKLYYFKDGSPLLLKDRVITTGENITGAASSIDQENNIPMVNITLDSIGGRAMLNTTKKYLHHRMAVVFIENKVETIIKNGKTIKKHTTTRDIINAATIQSAFSSRFQITGIDSAREARNLALLLRAGSLSAPIEIIEERTIGPSLGADNITKGMTSVLVGFVLVLLFMAIRYRIFGIVANVALTFNLVMIVSVLSLLQATLTLPGIAGIVLTVGMAVDANVLIFERIKEELCVNSKIQKAISNGYDKALLTIADANITTLIAALVLFSFGTGPIKGFAITLSIGIVTSMFTAIIVSRAIINKIYGGKKLEEISI; encoded by the coding sequence ATGAATCATTACTCAAGGCTTAAGAATGCATTGATTATATTTGTTTTATTGCTTTCAATGTTGTACGCGTTGCCAAATATATTCGGCTCTGATTTAGCAGTTCAAGTATCAAGTGTAGGAAATACTTTGATTGTTGACCAAGATTTGAATAAAATTAAAAATGTATTAAAAGCTCAACAAATTGAGTTTAAATCTGTTGAATTAACCAATCAAAGAATTTTGGTGCGGTTTAAGGATAATACACAACAGCTTTTAGCTAAAGACGTGCTTAAGCAGGCATTAGGCCGTCGTTACGTGGTGGCGTTAAATTTAGCGCCTTCTGTGCCAGTTTGGCTGACAATCCTTGGCGGTAAAGCCATGTCGCTTGGTTTGGACCTTAGGGGCGGTGTGTATTTCTTATTAGAAGTTGATATGGAGACGGTAATTTCAGCTTTAATGAACAAAGTATATAATGAGCTTCGTGTTTTATTGCGTAAGGATAGACTATACAAGAGTATCAAGCAAGAAAATGGTAGTATTGTTATTCGTTTTAAACACGCTGAATTAAAAGACAAAGCAGCTCAGTTAATTAAATTAGAATTGGGTGATTTAGTGATGCTTGATAATAATTCGGATGAATTATCGTTAAATATAGGTATTAGCGAAAGTGCACAAAGACAAGCTAAAAAAAGTGCACTTAAACAAAATATTACAACATTGCGTAATCGAGTTAATGAGTTAGGCGTGACAGAACCAATTATTCAACAAAGCTCAGAGCGTATTATGGTCCAACTGCCAGGTGTACAAGATACAGCCAGAGCAAAAGAGATTTTAGGTACGGTGGCAACTTTAGAATTTAGACTGGTTGATGAAAAAAATGACCCACAAATTGCCATCCAATCGGGACGTGTGCCAATTGGTTCAAAACTCTATTATTTTAAAGATGGCAGCCCTTTATTGTTAAAGGATCGCGTTATCACAACGGGTGAGAATATTACGGGTGCGGCGTCTAGTATTGATCAAGAAAATAACATTCCAATGGTGAATATCACACTTGATAGTATTGGTGGTAGAGCAATGCTTAACACAACTAAAAAATACTTACATCATCGTATGGCAGTTGTCTTTATTGAAAATAAGGTTGAAACCATAATTAAAAATGGAAAAACCATTAAGAAACATACCACCACTAGAGATATTATTAATGCTGCCACAATTCAGAGTGCGTTTTCATCACGATTTCAAATTACAGGGATTGACAGTGCTCGGGAAGCTCGTAATTTAGCGTTATTATTAAGGGCAGGCTCACTCTCGGCACCAATTGAAATTATTGAGGAACGCACCATTGGCCCAAGTCTTGGTGCGGATAATATTACTAAAGGCATGACATCAGTATTGGTTGGGTTTGTTTTGGTTTTGTTATTTATGGCTATACGTTACCGTATATTTGGAATTGTGGCCAATGTGGCTTTGACATTTAATTTGGTGATGATTGTGTCTGTTTTGTCTTTATTACAAGCCACACTGACATTGCCAGGTATTGCAGGTATTGTACTCACAGTAGGTATGGCGGTAGATGCCAATGTATTAATTTTTGAGCGTATTAAAGAAGAATTGTGCGTAAATAGCAAAATTCAAAAAGCCATTTCAAACGGCTATGATAAAGCGTTACTGACCATTGCAGATGCTAATATTACAACATTAATTGCAGCATTAGTTTTATTTAGTTTTGGTACCGGGCCAATTAAAGGCTTTGCGATTACCTTGTCAATTGGTATTGTTACTTCCATGTTTACAGCCATTATTGTCTCACGTGCAATCATTAATAAAATATACGGTGGTAAAAAGTTAGAGGAGATTTCAATATGA
- the yajC gene encoding preprotein translocase subunit YajC, with the protein MNLLDLIIAPVFAEGSVSEGSISDPWGGLPFLLVMFVLMYFLLIRPQQKRAKEHKTLLLTLKKGDEVVTNGGVIGKVISVDESFAILEIADGIVVKLQKQGINQKMPKGSAKI; encoded by the coding sequence ATGAATTTACTAGATTTAATCATTGCACCTGTATTTGCAGAAGGTTCAGTATCAGAGGGTAGTATTTCAGATCCATGGGGTGGATTGCCGTTTTTATTAGTTATGTTTGTGTTGATGTATTTTTTACTCATCAGACCACAACAAAAACGCGCCAAGGAACATAAAACGTTATTACTAACATTAAAAAAGGGCGATGAAGTTGTTACTAATGGTGGTGTGATTGGTAAAGTTATTTCTGTGGATGAATCTTTTGCAATATTGGAAATTGCTGATGGTATTGTGGTTAAGCTGCAAAAGCAAGGTATTAACCAAAAAATGCCAAAAGGCAGTGCTAAAATTTAA
- the serS gene encoding serine--tRNA ligase, giving the protein MLSKKQLRLNIKAVADALKKRHFYFDVNQLIELENNRKKNQIETQNLQNVRNIQSKAIGKAKVSGEDVKPLLKNIADLSDKLNLVKSNLQVIQSDIDAIVLLMPNIPHYSVPWGKSEEDNVEVSKWGEPGQYDFDVKDHVDLGEMYGLDFETSVKISGTRFSVMTGKIARLHRALTQFMLDRHSEVNGYTEAYVPYLVNAESLIGTGQLPKFEADLFKTYLHGEQGEAKTLYLIPSAEVPVTNMMRNMIVKESDLPLKFVAHTPSFRSEAGSYGRDTRGLIRQHQFEKVELVQVVKAQDSYQALEELTAHAEGILQALELPYRKVNLCTGDLGFSAAKTYDLEVWLPGQNAYREISSCSCFENFQARRLQLRYKNEETNKPELLHTLNGSGLAVGRTLVAVLENHQQADRSIKIPFVLQSYMGSLKVIN; this is encoded by the coding sequence ATGTTAAGTAAAAAGCAATTAAGATTAAACATAAAGGCTGTTGCTGATGCCCTAAAAAAGAGACACTTTTATTTTGATGTTAACCAATTAATTGAATTAGAAAATAATAGAAAAAAAAATCAAATCGAAACTCAAAACCTGCAAAATGTACGTAATATACAGTCTAAGGCGATTGGCAAAGCCAAAGTTTCTGGAGAAGATGTCAAACCTTTATTGAAGAATATTGCAGATTTAAGTGATAAGCTAAATTTAGTAAAATCAAATTTGCAAGTAATTCAGTCTGATATTGATGCGATTGTTTTATTGATGCCAAATATTCCTCATTATTCTGTACCTTGGGGTAAGAGTGAAGAGGATAACGTTGAAGTGTCAAAATGGGGGGAACCAGGTCAGTATGATTTTGATGTAAAAGATCATGTTGATTTGGGTGAAATGTATGGGTTAGATTTTGAGACATCAGTTAAGATCTCTGGTACTAGATTTTCTGTCATGACTGGGAAAATTGCACGTCTACATCGTGCATTGACACAATTTATGTTGGATCGACATAGCGAAGTAAATGGTTATACCGAGGCTTATGTGCCTTATTTAGTAAATGCAGAATCTTTAATTGGTACGGGCCAGTTACCAAAGTTTGAAGCTGATTTATTTAAAACGTACCTGCATGGAGAGCAGGGAGAAGCCAAGACATTGTATTTGATTCCAAGCGCTGAAGTGCCTGTAACTAATATGATGCGTAATATGATTGTCAAAGAGAGCGATTTACCGCTTAAGTTTGTGGCGCATACACCTAGTTTTAGATCAGAGGCAGGTAGTTATGGACGTGATACTCGTGGCCTTATTCGTCAACATCAATTTGAAAAAGTTGAGTTGGTGCAAGTGGTTAAAGCGCAAGACTCGTATCAAGCTTTAGAGGAATTAACTGCGCACGCTGAAGGCATCTTGCAAGCATTAGAATTACCTTATAGAAAGGTCAATTTATGTACAGGGGATCTTGGTTTTTCTGCCGCTAAAACCTATGATTTAGAAGTGTGGTTACCTGGGCAAAATGCTTATCGTGAAATTTCTTCTTGTTCTTGTTTTGAGAATTTTCAGGCACGACGTTTACAATTGAGATATAAGAATGAAGAAACTAATAAGCCAGAATTATTACATACATTGAACGGTTCAGGTTTGGCGGTTGGTAGAACGTTAGTGGCCGTATTAGAAAACCATCAACAAGCCGATAGAAGTATTAAAATACCCTTTGTTTTACAAAGCTACATGGGTAGTCTAAAAGTTATTAATTAA
- a CDS encoding rhodanese-like domain-containing protein: MFNSFSSSDACKLLANGAQLVDVRSSSEFAQGALPNAINLPLQSIMSADQIIDRNKVIILYCVTGTRSSIAKNYLIQIGYENVNDLGSFKNYNCE; this comes from the coding sequence ATGTTTAATTCATTTTCAAGTAGTGATGCTTGTAAACTGTTAGCTAATGGTGCTCAATTAGTTGATGTTCGTTCTAGTAGCGAATTTGCCCAAGGCGCATTACCAAATGCAATCAATCTGCCACTACAATCCATCATGAGTGCTGACCAAATCATCGACCGTAACAAAGTCATTATTCTTTATTGCGTTACAGGCACTCGCTCATCAATTGCTAAAAATTATTTAATTCAAATAGGTTATGAAAATGTTAATGATTTAGGCTCCTTTAAGAACTATAACTGCGAATAG
- a CDS encoding rhodanese-like domain-containing protein encodes MQIESMDGYQKLVAQALATVDEVFPWNLEEEIKHNTDLILLDIREQNEFDTMHIKCSIHVPRGVLESACVWNYDDTVPELAQARDQNIVVICRSGNRSTLTVFTMQQMGFTKVRSLKMGIKGWNDNDFEMVNVNHTIVDIDEADKWLNRVVSEDKLTPCKNNVNNT; translated from the coding sequence TTGCAAATAGAGTCAATGGATGGATATCAAAAACTAGTGGCACAAGCACTAGCAACAGTGGATGAAGTGTTTCCATGGAATTTGGAAGAAGAAATTAAGCACAATACCGATTTAATATTACTAGATATTCGCGAGCAAAATGAATTTGATACGATGCACATTAAATGTTCAATTCATGTACCTAGGGGCGTACTTGAGAGCGCTTGTGTTTGGAATTATGATGACACTGTGCCCGAGTTGGCACAAGCAAGAGACCAAAATATTGTTGTAATTTGCCGCTCAGGTAATCGTAGCACACTTACAGTCTTTACTATGCAACAAATGGGTTTTACTAAGGTACGTTCATTAAAAATGGGCATTAAGGGTTGGAACGATAATGATTTTGAAATGGTGAATGTCAATCATACAATTGTTGATATTGACGAAGCCGATAAATGGCTTAATAGAGTAGTTTCAGAAGATAAATTAACTCCTTGTAAAAACAATGTTAATAACACTTGA
- a CDS encoding response regulator, translating to MKIYIIDDHTLFRNGLIALLESKQISASAAASPEQGLAEIPSLSVDIILLDLRMPQMSGLEVLKTLKEKNITTPIVMLTTSTQEYDLRNCLKHGAQGYLLKDMDPDELVDALNEVVKGSIVVAQDMTYILAKALRDELTDNEPSFDSLTSREKEVACQVSSGYSNKVIARELGISDGTVKLHVKSILKKLSLSSRVEVAVMVTQKDYCK from the coding sequence ATGAAAATCTATATTATTGACGACCACACTTTATTTCGTAACGGGCTCATTGCCTTATTAGAGTCTAAACAAATTAGTGCCAGTGCCGCTGCTTCTCCAGAACAAGGTTTGGCAGAAATCCCTTCTTTATCAGTGGATATTATTCTACTAGATTTACGTATGCCACAAATGTCTGGACTCGAAGTATTAAAAACGCTTAAAGAAAAAAATATCACTACACCAATTGTAATGTTAACCACCAGCACTCAAGAGTATGATTTACGTAATTGTCTTAAACATGGTGCCCAAGGTTATTTATTAAAGGATATGGATCCAGATGAGTTGGTCGATGCTTTAAATGAAGTTGTTAAAGGCTCAATTGTTGTTGCACAAGACATGACATATATACTAGCAAAAGCTCTGCGAGACGAATTAACCGATAATGAACCTTCGTTTGATTCCTTAACTAGTCGAGAAAAAGAAGTTGCCTGTCAAGTATCTAGTGGTTATAGCAATAAAGTTATTGCTAGAGAGTTAGGCATCTCCGATGGCACAGTCAAACTTCACGTTAAGTCAATTCTTAAAAAATTATCACTTAGTTCACGCGTTGAAGTGGCAGTCATGGTGACACAAAAAGACTATTGCAAATAG
- a CDS encoding GAF domain-containing sensor histidine kinase translates to MNIKIKFYIYFLVTILFSPLLMYEVVLAYTMTNIVDMLLIVLILLVYLGLYLSIRQDFLSPFSDLQSWIDGYKSNQSVRLSDHQRTTFQPVAKAINHLIDENQHLYDDMESILNKQIQRLSKKSASLETLYSVSSKLNKMHSIDELFTHFLHIFINMIGASSGAARSLSDDGQLHLVATQGVIDRQGQVTDVLSADCFCGEIAMASDTYVQFSVHTCAQCVGKKSQTKASVGTIFIPLKYHGKTLGTFNLFFDTLPSLTFDERALLSSIAENIAIALDKARLDAQTKRMELSQERLFLSQEIHDSLAQTIYSLKLQVTVLGNMLKTGKKSDASDKVLSLQSNITQANQELRELMCNFRMPLDPKGIEVSLTNLLNRFMSEEGITTYLQVEGKLQVSPEVEMQIMRIIQEALSNIRKHAKARNVRVLLLVEPNCQLLIEDDGIGFEKDQNESEIMGNNIGMNIMKERAIRIGASIEIESEVDEGTCVIVNLPKLS, encoded by the coding sequence ATGAATATTAAAATAAAATTTTATATTTACTTTTTGGTCACGATTTTGTTCTCGCCCTTGTTGATGTATGAAGTGGTGCTTGCTTATACAATGACTAATATCGTGGATATGTTATTGATTGTCCTAATTCTGTTGGTTTATTTAGGTCTTTACTTGTCCATTCGTCAAGATTTTTTATCACCATTTAGTGATTTACAAAGTTGGATAGATGGTTATAAATCTAATCAAAGCGTACGTTTAAGCGATCATCAAAGAACCACATTTCAGCCTGTTGCAAAAGCCATTAATCATTTGATTGATGAAAATCAACATCTATATGATGACATGGAAAGCATTTTAAACAAGCAAATTCAACGTTTAAGTAAAAAATCTGCTTCTTTAGAGACACTGTATAGCGTGTCATCAAAACTTAATAAAATGCATTCGATTGACGAATTATTTACACACTTTTTACATATTTTTATTAATATGATTGGCGCTTCATCAGGTGCTGCACGCAGTTTATCTGACGATGGTCAGCTCCATCTGGTTGCGACACAAGGTGTTATTGATAGACAAGGTCAGGTGACAGATGTATTAAGTGCAGATTGTTTTTGTGGCGAAATCGCTATGGCAAGTGATACTTATGTGCAATTTAGTGTACATACTTGTGCACAATGCGTTGGTAAAAAATCTCAAACCAAAGCAAGTGTTGGTACGATATTTATTCCACTTAAGTATCATGGAAAAACACTGGGCACTTTTAATTTATTTTTTGATACATTGCCCTCACTGACTTTTGATGAACGTGCGCTTCTTAGTTCTATTGCTGAAAATATCGCTATTGCATTAGATAAAGCCCGCCTAGATGCTCAAACCAAACGCATGGAATTGTCACAAGAACGTTTATTTTTATCACAAGAGATACATGATTCATTAGCTCAAACTATTTACAGTTTAAAATTGCAAGTAACGGTACTTGGGAATATGCTTAAAACAGGCAAAAAATCTGATGCGAGTGACAAAGTATTGAGTTTACAGTCTAATATTACTCAAGCAAATCAAGAGTTGCGTGAACTGATGTGTAATTTTCGTATGCCATTAGACCCTAAAGGGATTGAGGTTTCTTTGACAAACTTACTCAATCGATTTATGTCAGAAGAAGGCATTACTACTTATTTACAAGTTGAGGGTAAGCTGCAAGTATCCCCAGAAGTAGAAATGCAAATTATGCGTATTATTCAAGAAGCATTATCTAATATACGTAAACACGCCAAAGCTCGCAATGTGCGTGTTTTGCTTTTGGTAGAACCTAATTGTCAATTGCTTATTGAGGATGATGGCATTGGATTTGAAAAAGACCAAAATGAAAGCGAAATAATGGGGAATAATATTGGCATGAATATTATGAAAGAACGAGCAATAAGAATTGGTGCTAGTATTGAAATTGAATCAGAAGTCGATGAAGGTACATGCGTTATCGTCAACCTTCCGAAATTATCATGA
- the mnmE gene encoding tRNA uridine-5-carboxymethylaminomethyl(34) synthesis GTPase MnmE: MNSSETTICALASGVCKGGIGVVRVSGPLCKVIAKKMLGFVPKPRYAHYGLFFDQENDEIDKGIALFFPKPHSFTGEDILEFQGHGGMSVMCCLLESVISMGAKPADPGEFSKRAFLNGKMNLVQAEAVADMINANSKRASKSAFRSLSGEFSNQVNALTKSIVELRVFVEATIDFSDEEIDFLQFEQVKLKAKGIKQAVETILKSATQGVILREGLNVVIAGKPNAGKSSLLNALTQESSAIVTDIAGTTRDVLKETICVNGMPLNIIDTAGLHDSDDKIEKEGIKRAHFEIERADVVLMVFDAQDDKPDFSILPKNIDDQPLLLIKNKVDLISGAVKKEMINNIVQLSISAKHSKGMELLRKELSDIAGLEDFSEGVVLSRKRHIIALEESLASIDNAIMQLENGVVELMAEDLRFAGQFMGSITGEFSSDDLLGEIFSSFCIGK; encoded by the coding sequence ATGAACAGTAGTGAAACAACAATTTGTGCATTGGCTAGTGGTGTTTGTAAAGGTGGTATTGGTGTGGTACGTGTATCAGGGCCGTTATGCAAAGTGATTGCAAAAAAAATGCTTGGATTTGTTCCCAAGCCGCGTTATGCGCATTATGGTTTATTTTTTGACCAAGAAAACGATGAAATAGATAAAGGTATTGCTCTTTTTTTCCCTAAGCCGCATTCATTTACAGGCGAAGATATATTAGAATTTCAAGGTCATGGAGGTATGAGTGTAATGTGCTGTTTATTAGAATCTGTTATATCGATGGGTGCAAAACCGGCCGATCCAGGTGAATTTTCAAAACGTGCTTTTTTAAACGGAAAAATGAACTTGGTGCAAGCAGAAGCGGTGGCAGATATGATTAATGCCAATTCAAAACGTGCCTCCAAGTCAGCATTTAGGTCTTTGTCAGGCGAGTTTTCTAATCAAGTGAATGCACTTACCAAATCTATTGTCGAACTTCGAGTTTTTGTTGAAGCGACTATTGATTTTTCAGATGAGGAAATTGATTTTTTACAGTTTGAACAAGTTAAACTTAAAGCAAAAGGTATTAAACAAGCGGTTGAAACTATTTTAAAATCTGCCACACAAGGCGTAATTTTACGAGAAGGGCTAAATGTTGTTATTGCTGGCAAGCCCAATGCTGGCAAGTCTTCATTACTGAATGCGCTCACACAAGAATCTAGCGCTATTGTGACTGATATTGCAGGTACAACACGTGATGTATTAAAAGAAACCATTTGTGTAAATGGTATGCCGCTTAATATTATTGATACAGCAGGTCTTCATGATAGTGATGATAAGATAGAAAAAGAAGGTATCAAAAGAGCGCATTTTGAAATTGAGCGTGCTGATGTAGTGTTAATGGTGTTTGATGCGCAAGATGACAAGCCAGATTTTTCAATACTGCCTAAAAATATAGATGATCAACCTTTATTGCTAATCAAAAATAAAGTGGATTTAATAAGTGGTGCTGTTAAGAAAGAAATGATTAACAATATCGTTCAATTGTCAATTTCAGCTAAGCATTCAAAAGGTATGGAGCTGTTACGAAAAGAGTTGTCCGATATTGCAGGATTAGAAGATTTTTCAGAAGGAGTTGTGCTGTCCAGAAAGCGTCATATCATTGCTCTAGAAGAATCATTAGCATCTATTGACAACGCTATTATGCAATTAGAAAATGGCGTAGTAGAGTTAATGGCTGAAGATTTGCGCTTTGCTGGTCAATTCATGGGTAGTATTACTGGAGAGTTTTCATCAGATGATTTGCTTGGTGAAATATTTTCTTCTTTTTGTATTGGGAAATAA
- the gshA gene encoding glutamate--cysteine ligase: protein MGLEKEGLRVSRKGGISQAPHPQTFGCALTHPNITTDFSESLIELVTPPFSNAVEMLSFLEDTQHYLYYHLPKDQNFWPTSMPCAIRGETTIPIAQYGTSNQGMMKTIYRQGLANRYGSVMQIIAGIHFNYSFSHEFWQKYQMLFAPTEALRSFIDNSYMGLTRNIVRYGWIIPYLFGASPAVCKSFLKGYHAHSLIEFNESTLYEPYATSLRMGDIGYQNLAENEAGVKANYNSLSHYINSLKVGMQTSCSEYETIGLKRHGKYQQLNANILQIENEYYASVRPKPLVELDKKPLDTLSGSGIGYVELRSIDINQLLPLGIDKTQIYFLEAFMLFCLLETSCVISTSGQFEINTNDQLVAHEGRNPKLMLMHRGKQTSLQKWGNDIMTKIEQCAILLSESHQVSVRNIACRINNPDLTPSAIILSHMKECNKGFFDYTNLLSKQYRSDFLSNTINQKHFDYLDHEAKISCKKQQQIEASDLVDFDIFLTEYFKNI from the coding sequence ATGGGTCTAGAAAAAGAAGGGTTACGTGTGTCAAGAAAGGGTGGTATTTCTCAAGCGCCACATCCTCAAACTTTTGGTTGTGCATTAACACACCCTAATATTACTACGGACTTTTCTGAGTCATTAATAGAATTGGTAACGCCACCGTTTAGTAATGCGGTAGAAATGCTGTCTTTTTTAGAAGACACACAGCATTATTTGTATTATCATTTGCCTAAGGATCAAAACTTTTGGCCGACAAGCATGCCTTGTGCCATCCGTGGTGAAACCACCATTCCTATTGCTCAATATGGTACTTCTAACCAAGGCATGATGAAAACAATTTATCGTCAAGGGCTGGCAAATCGTTACGGCAGTGTGATGCAAATTATTGCAGGTATCCATTTTAATTATTCATTTTCTCATGAGTTTTGGCAAAAATATCAAATGTTGTTCGCTCCTACAGAGGCATTAAGGTCATTTATTGATAATAGCTATATGGGCTTAACCCGTAATATAGTGCGTTATGGTTGGATAATTCCTTATTTATTTGGCGCATCGCCTGCTGTGTGTAAATCATTTTTAAAAGGCTATCATGCTCATTCACTGATTGAGTTTAATGAGTCAACTTTGTATGAGCCTTATGCCACTTCTTTACGTATGGGGGATATTGGCTATCAGAATTTGGCTGAGAATGAGGCAGGTGTTAAGGCCAATTACAATAGTTTGAGCCATTATATAAATAGTCTTAAAGTAGGCATGCAAACCTCTTGTTCTGAGTATGAAACGATTGGTTTAAAGCGCCATGGGAAATATCAACAACTTAATGCCAATATTTTGCAGATTGAAAATGAGTATTATGCTTCTGTACGCCCAAAACCACTGGTTGAGTTAGATAAAAAGCCTCTAGATACGTTAAGTGGTAGTGGTATTGGTTATGTTGAGTTAAGATCAATAGATATCAATCAACTCTTGCCACTAGGTATCGATAAGACACAAATTTATTTTCTAGAGGCCTTTATGTTGTTTTGTTTACTTGAGACATCCTGTGTTATTTCTACCTCAGGGCAGTTTGAAATTAACACTAATGACCAATTAGTTGCCCATGAGGGACGTAACCCTAAATTAATGTTAATGCATAGAGGTAAACAGACTTCACTTCAAAAGTGGGGAAACGATATTATGACTAAAATTGAGCAATGTGCAATCTTACTAAGTGAAAGCCATCAAGTGTCTGTTCGGAATATAGCATGTCGTATTAATAATCCAGATTTAACTCCTTCTGCGATAATACTTAGCCATATGAAAGAGTGTAACAAGGGATTTTTTGATTATACTAATTTATTATCTAAGCAGTATAGAAGTGATTTTTTATCTAATACAATCAATCAAAAACACTTTGATTATTTGGATCATGAGGCAAAAATTTCATGCAAAAAGCAGCAACAGATTGAAGCCTCTGATTTAGTGGACTTTGATATATTTTTAACTGAGTATTTTAAAAATATCTAA
- a CDS encoding Nudix family hydrolase, giving the protein MEIIKTVVGVLRNKNQEILISKRKKEQFMGGFWELPGGKIETGESLKQAIIRELKEELGIQVNQLTLHKTMMHKYEDRAVQLSIYNINEHQNTPLGIEGQAISWASVDELNNYKLLPTMKAFISSITLPNKYWITPSSNHQSDEWMGKFNQKLNSDITLLQLRSKIELDNSFIRELNNKCKKNNIKLLLNTINKTFNEPYCDGWHLTTTEMLKLSKRPCADNKLLGVSTHNLTEALKAQTMGADFVVISPVQTTKTHPDTISLGWDIAKEIVDKLNIPVYFLGGMALKDLEKTQQLGAQGIAGISAF; this is encoded by the coding sequence ATGGAAATAATCAAGACAGTTGTGGGTGTTTTACGCAACAAAAACCAAGAAATACTCATTTCAAAACGTAAAAAAGAACAATTTATGGGTGGCTTTTGGGAGCTTCCTGGCGGCAAAATTGAAACTGGAGAATCGCTAAAACAGGCTATCATAAGAGAGTTAAAAGAAGAATTAGGCATACAAGTTAATCAATTAACCCTTCATAAAACTATGATGCATAAATATGAAGATAGAGCTGTTCAATTAAGTATTTATAACATAAATGAGCACCAAAATACGCCTTTAGGTATTGAAGGTCAAGCAATATCTTGGGCTAGTGTTGATGAATTAAATAACTATAAACTATTGCCCACCATGAAAGCATTTATTAGCTCTATCACCTTGCCCAATAAATACTGGATCACTCCATCAAGCAATCACCAAAGTGATGAATGGATGGGAAAATTTAATCAAAAGCTCAATTCAGACATAACACTGCTTCAACTGAGAAGCAAGATAGAGTTAGATAACTCCTTTATTAGAGAGCTTAACAACAAATGTAAGAAAAATAACATCAAATTACTGCTTAATACCATTAATAAAACCTTCAATGAACCCTATTGCGATGGTTGGCATCTCACCACTACTGAAATGCTTAAATTGAGTAAAAGACCTTGCGCTGATAATAAACTATTGGGCGTATCCACACACAATCTAACTGAAGCACTAAAAGCTCAAACAATGGGTGCTGATTTTGTTGTCATCTCCCCCGTACAAACCACCAAAACTCATCCAGACACTATTTCTCTCGGCTGGGATATAGCCAAAGAAATCGTAGATAAACTCAATATTCCTGTGTACTTTTTAGGCGGAATGGCACTTAAAGACCTAGAAAAAACCCAACAACTTGGTGCGCAAGGGATTGCAGGAATTAGTGCTTTTTAG